The nucleotide window CGGCCGTCCGGGTCGTTCCAGAAGCCGACCGGCATGCTCGGCATCGGCGCGGTGATGACCAGCTCGCCGAGCTCGCCGATGACGGGCTTGCCCTCCGGGTCGTACGCCTCCACCCGCGAGCCCAGCGCCCGGCACGAGATGACGCCCTCGATCACCGGCAGCAGCGGGGTGCCGCCGACGAAGCCGGTGCAGACGTCGGTGCCGCCGGACAGCGACTGAAGCTGCGGCGCGTCACCGAGAACCTCGTAGACCCAGCGGAAACCCTCCGGCGGCAGCGGCGCGCCGGTCGAGCCGACGGCGCGGATCGCTCCCGCCGGCGGGACCACGCCGGCCTTGCGGCAGGCCATCAGGAACGGCGCCGACGTGCCGAAGTAGGTGACCCCCGCGTCCGCGGCGAGCCGCCACGTCGCGTCGAGGCCCGGGTGGCCGGGGTGGCCGTCGAAGAGCACGATCGCCGCGCCGACCGCCGGGCCGGAGGCCAGGAAGTTCCACATCATCCAGCCGGTGGTGGTGAACCAGAAGAACCGGTCGCCCGGGCCGAGGTCGTGGTGCAGCGCGAGCATCTTCAGGTGTTCGAGCAGGATGCCCCCGTGCCCGTGCACGATCGGCTTCGGCAGGCCCGTCGTGCCGGAGGAGTAGAGCACGTAGAGGGGGTGCGCGAACGGGACCGGCGCGAACGTCATCGGCTCGTCGCCGTCGAGGCCGTCCCAGTCACCGCCGCCGTTGAGGTAGCCGATCGTGATCAGGTGCTCGACGCTGGGCAGAGCCGCCCGGATCGCGGCGACCTCCTCGCGGCGGTCGACCGCCTTGTCCCCGTAGCGGTAGCCGTCGACCGCGACCAGGACCTTGGGCTCGATCTGGGTCCAGCGGTCGATGACGCTGCGCGAGCCGAACTCCGGCGCACACGACGAGAACACCGCGCCGAGGGCGGCCGTCGCCAGCATGAGCACGTACGTCTCGGGGATGTTGGGCGCGTAGGCCGCGACCCGGTCGCCGGGCCCGACGCCGAGCCGGCGCAGGCCGGCGGCGACCCGCCGGACCCGGTCACGAAGCTGCCGGGCGGTGAGCGTGACCGGCTCGCGGGTCTGCGAGTACGCGATGACGACCGGATCGTCGTCGCCGAGCCCCGGCATCCGCAGCACGTGCTCGGCGTAGTTGAGCGTGGCGCCGGGGAACCACCGCGCGCCCGGCATCGCGGCGTCGGGCAGCGTCGCCGTCGGCTCGGTGTGCGCGATGACCTCGAAGTAGTCCCAGATCGCCCGCCAGAAGCCCTCGAGGTCGGTCACGGACCACTGCCACAGCTCGGCGTAGTCCGCCGCGTCCACGCCGCGCTCGGTCCGCAGCCAGGTCATGAACCGCCCCATCCGGGACGTCTCGAGAACGTCCGCCGGCGGGGTCCACAGCACCGTGCCCGTCGTCATGCCGCCACCCTAACGGTTATTCAACCGGGGTTGACCGGGCCTCTTGGATCGCCTTCCGCCGGGCCAGCCGGTGCTCCCGCCGGATGATCGCCTCGCGGAAGCGGCGCTGATCGTCGGGCGATTCGGGCAACACGGGCGGGATCGTCCGCGGATGCCCGGATACATCCACCCCGACGAAGACCAGGTACGCGGTGGCCACCTTCAGCGGCTCGCCGCCGGCGGTGTCCCAGCGCTCGGCGGTCAGCTTGACGCCGACCTCCATCGAGGTGCTCCCGGTCCAGTTCACCTGCGCGTACGCGTGCACGAGGTCGCCGACCCGCACCGGCTCCATGAACAGGATCTCGTCGATCGCGGCGGTGACCGCGGTGCCGCCGCTGTGCCGCGCCGCGGCCGCA belongs to Amorphoplanes digitatis and includes:
- a CDS encoding acetoacetate--CoA ligase; its protein translation is MTTGTVLWTPPADVLETSRMGRFMTWLRTERGVDAADYAELWQWSVTDLEGFWRAIWDYFEVIAHTEPTATLPDAAMPGARWFPGATLNYAEHVLRMPGLGDDDPVVIAYSQTREPVTLTARQLRDRVRRVAAGLRRLGVGPGDRVAAYAPNIPETYVLMLATAALGAVFSSCAPEFGSRSVIDRWTQIEPKVLVAVDGYRYGDKAVDRREEVAAIRAALPSVEHLITIGYLNGGGDWDGLDGDEPMTFAPVPFAHPLYVLYSSGTTGLPKPIVHGHGGILLEHLKMLALHHDLGPGDRFFWFTTTGWMMWNFLASGPAVGAAIVLFDGHPGHPGLDATWRLAADAGVTYFGTSAPFLMACRKAGVVPPAGAIRAVGSTGAPLPPEGFRWVYEVLGDAPQLQSLSGGTDVCTGFVGGTPLLPVIEGVISCRALGSRVEAYDPEGKPVIGELGELVITAPMPSMPVGFWNDPDGRRYFEAYFDVYPGVWRHGDWITIGEDGSCVITGRSDATLNRGGVRLGTAEFYSVVEGVADIADSVVVHLDADGQDELLLFVVLAEGVELDDELRGRIRAELRAALSPRHVPDEIHQVRAVPRTLSAKKLEVPVKRILTGTPADRAAARGALANPESLTAFEELAASREAVRDPL
- a CDS encoding acyl-CoA thioesterase; this encodes MSDHPVGRLTSHSRVTLSRIMIATDVNLYGTVHGGVLMKFVDDVAGAAAARHSGGTAVTAAIDEILFMEPVRVGDLVHAYAQVNWTGSTSMEVGVKLTAERWDTAGGEPLKVATAYLVFVGVDVSGHPRTIPPVLPESPDDQRRFREAIIRREHRLARRKAIQEARSTPVE